Below is a window of Planococcus rifietoensis DNA.
GCCATTCACCGGCCAATTCGAGTGCTGAATCGAGCGGCAAATTCGGTCCCATATAGCGGACATCATAGCCCTCTTCACGGAACATCGCCGCGACCATCTTAAGTCCGATATAATGCTCTTCGCCTTCTGGGCCAAAGATCATCGCTTTTTTACGGCCATCCTTATCTTTATTGCGCAGCTCCGTAGCGGACAAGACAAAATCGCAAACAGCGGTTGCCAAGTGCTCTTCCGCTACCGATATTTCATTTTGTTCCCATAATTCCCCGATGCGGTACATCGCCGGCGTCAGAAGTTCGCCGTAGAGCTGTTCATGTGAATGGCTTTCCAGGAAAGCCTGGACATATTTTAAAGCTTCCTCTTCCTGCCCCTGCAGGAAAAGATCCGAAAGCTGTGTTGACTCGTTCATTTGATCAGCCCCTTTTATGTGGAGGGAGCTCCAATAACCGGACTGCGCGATCGAGGCAGCCCCGCATGAAATCTCCTTGCGTTGTTTCGGTATAGCGCGGCACAATTTCGATAAGCCGCTGAAAATTATCGATGATGAGCGCAGTTTCGACATTGCGGCTCACGAGCACCGTCTCGAGCCAGAGTGCATAGTCTAGAAAGGATTGCTCGCTTTGCAGCTCCCACGCGGTTTCGAGGTAATCCAAGTGGTGATGATTGTCTTTGACGGTATGTTCATATCCCTTATCGCCGAAACGTTCCCATAAATTCGGGTACGCTTCGTATATACCGTCTGCCGTGTCGGTCGCGATTTGCTGTTTTTGTTTCTGGTTCATTCGGCCACCACTTCGTATTGATGGACTTTCGGGACGATGCCCGCGAGTTCCTGGTCTGGATAATTCTTCTCCAAATCATGGATTTCCTTGAACTCCTGGCTCTTGACCCAGTTCATGTAGGCTTGTTTGGATTGCCATTCCAAGTGGACGGTCAATTCATGGCGCTTTTTCGTGTTTTGGATCAGCCGGAATGAAGTGAAGCCTTCCGCCTGGTCTACACGGCGCGATCGTTTTTGGTATATTTCTATGACGTCTTGCACTTTATCTTCAGGCACAATGACGGTCGATGTGACGATGTACATAATTCAGAACCCCTTTGCAACTAGCTTTGTATAAGCTGGGCAGGATAAAAGTATACCTCAGCATACCATTTCAGCTTCCGGAATAAAAGCGAGCGACTCTGGGACATTTATAAGACTATTTTCAATATTCCGCTTGTGTTTCGAAAGTAATTGCCGTATGATG
It encodes the following:
- a CDS encoding cobalamin B12-binding domain-containing protein, with product MNESTQLSDLFLQGQEEEALKYVQAFLESHSHEQLYGELLTPAMYRIGELWEQNEISVAEEHLATAVCDFVLSATELRNKDKDGRKKAMIFGPEGEEHYIGLKMVAAMFREEGYDVRYMGPNLPLDSALELAGEWQPDVVALSGALAHRLPVLKTYAEAFSKVDSNPAVLIGGRAVTLSSFADLRIKGAVVVRELGALREWIRTGKGSNDDTLSTG
- a CDS encoding antibiotic biosynthesis monooxygenase family protein codes for the protein MYIVTSTVIVPEDKVQDVIEIYQKRSRRVDQAEGFTSFRLIQNTKKRHELTVHLEWQSKQAYMNWVKSQEFKEIHDLEKNYPDQELAGIVPKVHQYEVVAE